The following proteins come from a genomic window of Phaeodactylum tricornutum CCAP 1055/1 chromosome 19, whole genome shotgun sequence:
- a CDS encoding predicted protein, with product MRYPVRQCVAVSLILSLVQGSSSSSASSTSTTAASTSTSPAGTPKTSTATPPLEDSRSLPRLLPLPPSRLPPPPPPRDAQHGKAFTSLEKEEPRQQFIIAPPCPPKAKVEAAVSALAQSTDNGSGDAGSKHQENRESETSNGTAKDKASGQEYSARSEHFANSTSDDSVGNGQETVSMRLEVDEPPSEERIESEPTVRRDPTHSSSYLPPPRQTEATSKPVIKPLVPPPPVPPRAGRHTGFANPLNNQDSSLRRITKDARPPPPRVANKTGNRKNAELPQPENPLQHATRTASSPPSELVDRSQPLWLHQRRITIPTEANPLSQQRRPPSPHRSLPNPQYRQAGGRYDSSERGSPPQLYQTQAGSGTMQLIQRRPSPQELHARYLQQRSHARPLPAWKRVWRGIERGLDTLADLEDSVSDRASQLVNDVVKITPVKLPTASWIPPVRKLWNSNTKSSLAPLHDSLQRNNNKDYEEENDPESRMQFSVASGRSLASADGAPIPGGLESLANRKMAASRFESTAPINGQTPTSANDMDDKTEPSVTMNPYVIQYPQTSTDTDLTGRNTKRLIRANGGALDPAQTSSLPFAAKPENNKSFAAPQKGAEKSTTSSGTPLPVPSAASGIRQDSRAFLNSQANSPHLSSSSKRPTTTTFLNDSDDDNDGSQSLVGKLGRILPSLSRIPRFRFHLPGRGSSFSQDYSSAAMDIWADEDDEESSRGFLGIFSRSKATRPDTVHVAAHMRPRPKKGTSLPPPLDDLMDRCGRGKSSSLLNADDERQSIAVGRARAVLDIAQLMFFIFGARLVPDIGSVPLPKTPLDFLSTTIPFFLSALMDATDTWAPFAFATAFLVARTRDVLLDKRVQTLEKSIGASVHDETQYGSMFLRLFSSQPTSRMLPVRSEKAARAQLLAKIETARLKTFVSCILISLAIMTVSILRTLFVTIIQSLGNLAGLQEWRSWPPHWGELGGGMKGVVLDLGKSISQMITIELADVLDYPLRVAYHVSVFAALSTVALLPVLETKRKVQPVAEQDAEEEGEVHLKLTEQMTDLGSSGAIRLALLADDNTIESLLERWRLAIPLAAETKSGLSIASLSRLVLYGGLAGAILVFPLVVYGLVGITTFNARNNALLRWDSLCDVAIVLFFTHRIAWDTLSHVVRATDSKQHIVGFLRSLKMAVDERTTSLSSQTVDLQLQASISAITGLTVKDLWAAHATRRAWAVRGANLTCRNGEVLVILGEAGSGKTRLLTTLAESMIVPPRRARSATRVRGNISFGSLDVTKWDPNQLKKRLGLFLTDVRTVSDTAQVVSGLTLEEILEPSDGLREVDASHSPGVSERSCMMLALKLTGLYTTLLPRLPSKMSSVVTATEDDLRPSPLRPRYNVLSPTEWTKLLLSKVLAQAVYDNENSAGSNDKMENSLVGSILILDDVVCQLSEVDEARFVRDLRSTGAATLLTSPRWVTGRFADRIAVVRDGAVVECGTHAELLNRGPQQSLYAAKWHAMTAQ from the coding sequence ATGAGGTATCCCGTGCGACAATGCGTTGCCGTTTCACTCATTCTATCCCTGGTACAGggcagcagtagcagtagtgCTAGTAGTACTTCTACCACTGCGGCATCTACGTCTACAAGTCCGGCAGGAACACCCAAGACTTCCACCGCGACTCCTCCCCTCGAGGATTCGCGTTCGTTACCGAGGCTGCTGCCCCTGCCCCCCTCGCGACttccaccaccgcctccACCCCGGGATGCACAACACGGTAAGGCTTTTACTTCTCTCGAGAAGGAGGAGCCACGGCAACAATTCATTATTGCACCTCCTTGTCCACCAAAGGCGAAAGTGGAGGCTGCAGTCTCCGCCTTGGCGCAATCCACAGACAATGGGAGCGGTGATGCGGGATCCAAACACCAAGAAAATCGTGAATCGGAGACCAGCAATGGCACTGCTAAGGATAAAGCATCGGGGCAAGAATACTCTGCCCGTTCGGAACACTTTGCTAATTCCACTAGCGACGACAGCGTGGGGAATGGCCAAGAGACAGTCAGTATGCGGCTAGAAGTCGATGAGCCACCTAGTGAGGAACGGATCGAAAGCGAGCCCACAGTTCGACGCGACCCAACACACTCCTCGAGCTACTTACCACCGCCGCGTCAGACCGAGGCTACTTCGAAACCTGTCATTAAGCCTTTAGTTCCTCCGCCACCAGTGCCACCTCGCGCGGGCAGACATACTGGATTCGCCAACCCCCTAAATAACCAGGATTCCTCGCTACGGAGAATAACAAAAGACGCACGGCCGCCTCCGCCTCGAGTTGCAAATAAGACTGGGAACAGGAAAAATGCAGAGCTTCCACAGCCGGAGAATCCACTCCAACATGCGACTCGAACTGCGAGTTCGCCACCGTCCGAACTGGTGGATCGATCGCAACCGCTCTGGCTGCACCAGAGACGGATCACGATTCCGACCGAAGCAAACCCGCTATCGCAACAAAGGAGGCCTCCGTCCCCGCACAGATCACTGCCGAATCCGCAATATCGGCAGGCAGGCGGACGATACGATTCTTCTGAACGCGGGAGTCCGCCACAGCTGTACCAGACACAAGCTGGCTCTGGTACAATGCAACTTATTCAACGTCGACCCAGTCCACAAGAACTGCATGCGCGGTATTTGCAACAACGCTCTCACGCTCGTCCGCTACCGGCTTGGAAACGCGTTTGGAGGGGAATTGAACGGGGTCTGGATACCttggccgatttggaagattCAGTCTCGGATCGGGCCTCACAACTCGTGAACGACGTAGTCAAAATTACGCCAGTAAAGCTACCCACAGCTAGTTGGATACCACCTGTTCGTAAATTGTGGAACAGCAATACTAAATCTTCATTGGCACCATTGCATGATTCATTGCAACGAAACAATAATAAGGActacgaagaagaaaacgatcCAGAGTCACGAATGCAGTTTTCGGTTGCTTCCGGAAGAAGTTTGGCTAGTGCCGATGGGGCCCCCATACCTGGTGGACTGGAATCACTGGCAAATCGAAAAATGGCCGCATCGCGATTCGAATCGACAGCTCCGATCAACGGCCAAACGCCTACTAGTGCGAATGACATGGATGACAAAACTGAACCTTCTGTTACTATGAATCCGTACGTGATCCAGTATCCGCAGACATCTACGGATACCGATCTGACAGGGAGGAATACAAAACGCTTAATACGAGCAAATGGCGGGGCGTTGGATCCAGCTCAGACGAGTAGTCTTCCATTTGCCGCCAAACCTGAAAACAACAAGTCCTTTGCTGCTCCTCAAAAAGGAGCGGAGAAATCGACCACATCATCTGGAACGCCTCTGCCTGTGCCTTCCGCGGCGTCCGGAATCCGCCAGGATTCGAGGGCCTTCTTAAACTCACAGGCTAACTCGCCACATTTGTCTTCCAGCTCCAAGcgaccaacgacgacgacctttCTCAACGATAGcgatgacgacaatgacgGATCGCAATCTCTGGTCGGGAAGCTTGGACGAATATTGCCGTCTCTGTCACGTATACCACGTTTTCGTTTTCATTTACCAGGTCGAGGTAGTAGCTTCTCACAAGACTATTCTTCTGCCGCCATGGATATTTGGgccgatgaagacgacgaagagagCTCGCGAGGTTTCTTAGGCATATTTAGTCGCAGCAAAGCGACAAGGCCTGATACCGTCCATGTTGCAGCGCATATGCGCCCCCGTCCAAAGAAGGGCACCTCGCTACCACCTCCATTAGATGATCTAATGGATAGGTGCGGCCGTGGAAAATCTTCATCTCTTTTgaacgccgacgacgagagaCAAAGCATCGCAGTCGGTCGTGCTCGTGCCGTGCTGGACATAGCCCAACTCATGTTTTTCATATTCGGAGCTAGGCTGGTGCCGGATATCGGCAGCGTACCGCTTCCCAAAACACCATTGGATTTTCTTTCAACAACAATACCGTTCTTCTTGTCTGCATTGATGGATGCGACGGATACCTGGGCCCCGTTTGCCTTCGCTACCGCATTTCTCGTGGCCAGAACTAGGGATGTTTTATTAGACAAAAGAGTCCAAACACTGGAGAAGTCCATCGGCGCTTCGGTGCACGATGAAACGCAGTATGGCTCAATGTTCTTGCGACTCTTCTCATCGCAACCAACAAGCAGGATGCTTCCAGTCCGATCGGAAAAAGCTGCTCGGGCGCAGCTTCTAGCAAAAATTGAGACGGCTCGATTGAAGACTTTCGTGTCGTGCATCTTGATTAGCCTCGCTATAATGACCGTTTCTATTCTCAGGACGCTTTTCGTGACGATTATTCAGTCCCTCGGAAATTTGGCCGGGCTGCAGGAATGGAGGTCGTGGCCTCCACATTGGGGCGAGCTGGGTGGTGGTATGAAAGGCGTCGTTCTGGATTTGGGAAAATCAATTTCTCAGATGATAACCATAGAGCTTGCAGATGTGCTCGACTATCCCTTGCGGGTTGCCTACCACGTTTCGGTATTTGCCGCTCTCTCCACGGTAGCTCTGCTTCCGGTGCTTGAGACGAAGCGCAAAGTTCAGCCTGTTGCGGAGCAAGATGCCGAGGAAGAAGGCGAAGTTCATCTCAAATTGACGGAACAAATGACCGACTTGGGCTCTTCGGGGGCAATTAGACTCGCGTTGTTGGCGGACGACAACACGATCGAGTCACTGCTTGAACGATGGCGCTTGGCCATTCCGTTGGCGGCCGAAACTAAGTCGGGTTTATCCATAGCATCGCTAAGTCGACTGGTGCTTTATGGTGGCTTGGCCGGCGCAATTCTGGTGTTTCCTCTTGTTGTGTACGGTCTCGTGGGAATCACAACGTTCAATGCTCGTAACAACGCATTACTACGGTGGGATTCGTTATGCGATGTTGCAATTGTCCTTTTCTTTACCCACCGTATTGCGTGGGACACACTGTCGCATGTAGTACGTGCTACCGATTCGAAACAGCATATTGTTGGCTTTCTGAGATCGCTCAAGATGGCTGTTGACGAGCGGACCACATCATTGTCTTCGCAAACAGTGGATTTACAGCTCCAGGCTTCGATATCCGCGATTACTggcctgactgtgaaggatCTTTGGGCCGCGCACGCCACACGACGAGCGTGGGCGGTTCGAGGAGCCAATCTAACTTGTCGTAACGGCGAAGTTCTGGTGATTCTGGGTGAAGCGGGATCTGGCAAAACGCGGCTGCTGACAACATTGGCGGAATCTATGATTGTTCCACCGAGAAGGGCTCGCTCGGCAACTCGAGTGCGAGGCAACATCTCTTTCGGGAGCTTGGATGTCACGAAATGGGATCCAAATCAGCTGAAGAAGCGGTTGGGTCTATTTTTGACCGATGTTCGCACGGTTTCCGACACGGCACAAGTTGTGTCTGGTTTGACTTTGGAAGAGATACTGGAACCTTCCGACGGCTTACGTGAGGTTGATGCTTCCCATTCGCCTGGCGTCAGTGAGCGTTCGTGTATGATGTTGGCATTAAAACTGACTGGTCTGTATACGACCTTGTTGCCGCGTTTGCCGTCAAAAATGTCGAGTGTGGTGACGGCAACAGAAGACGATTTGAGGCCCTCTCCGCTGCGACCTCGATACAACGTGTTGTCACCAACGGAATGGACGAAGCTACTCCTTTCGAAAGTACTCGCACAAGCTGTCTACGATAACGAAAACTCGGCGGGTTCCAACGACAAGATGGAAAATAGTTTGGTGGGTTCAATCTTGATTCTGGATGACGTCGTTTGTCAACTTTCTGAAGTGGATGAGGCGCGATTCGTCCGCGATTTGCGTTCGACTGGCGCTGCTACGCTCTTGACGTCGCCTCGTTGGGTCACGGGACGATTCGCCGATCGGATCGCAGTAGTGCGGGACGGTGCCGTCGTAGAATGCGGCACGCACGCGGAGTTGCTCAATCGCGGTCCCCAACAAAGTTTGTACGCGGCTAAATGGCACGCCATGACGGCACAGTAG
- a CDS encoding predicted protein: EDAHEFLRALLGTLTMSGQNKSLSSLFDGLLESAVTCQTCRRPSLTRDRYMDLSLDIQAEQIETLTDALHEFTKTELLNGENKVNCGRCGTKRIATKGLRLATAPSILVCHFKRFAFDRFGNVARLSRKVQFPLRLEIGAYMSRVNKARPPPYDLVAVLVHQGQSCERGHYVAFVKKHGEWFECNDERVT; encoded by the coding sequence GAAGATGCGCACGAGTTCTTGCGCGCGCTACTGGGTACTCTTACCATGAGTGGACAGAATAAATCCCTCAGCAGTCTTTTTGACGGGCTTCTCGAGTCGGCTGTCACCTGTCAAACCTGCCGGAGACCATCGCTCACGCGCGATCGATACATGGACTTATCGCTCGATATACAAGCGGAACAAATAGAAACCCTAACGGACGCTTTGCACGAGTTTACGAAAACTGAACTGTTGAATGGAGAAAACAAGGTAAATTGTGGAAGATGCGGAACAAAGCGAATTGCTACGAAAGGATTAAGGCTCGCGACAGCCCCTTCCATCCTGGTTTGCCATTTTAAGCGCTTCGCCTTTGACCGCTTCGGCAATGTGGCGCGGCTATCCAGGAAGGTGCAGTTTCCTTTGAGACTCGAGATTGGAGCGTACATGTCCCGGGTCAATAAGGCTCGGCCACCGCCCTACGATTTAGTGGCCGTTTTGGTACATCAAGGTCAGAGCTGTGAACGCGGGCACTACGtcgcctttgtcaaaaagcaTGGTGAATGGTTCGAGTGCAACGATGAGCGGGTCACT